A single Curtobacterium sp. MCJR17_020 DNA region contains:
- a CDS encoding crosslink repair DNA glycosylase YcaQ family protein: protein MVRSSLSAAEARRVALAAQGFGRPPATEVSTRAVNAAFARLGLLQIDSVNVFERSHYLPLFARLGAYDRPTLDRLTLGRSGPYTEYWAHEAALIPRDDLRLFRWRMDALRERDAGPTRIDGVTRTAGVRRELHALLRAEGPMRASAVEHESNVRRGPWWGWSDVKLGLEQMFRWGEAVSAGRSGFERVYALPEQVLPAGFLETAPPRAAAVLELVRHATRALGVGTRADIADYYRLRSDDTAVALAELTAAGELLPVRVEGWGERAWLHPDARVPRQLTADAVLSPFDPVVWFRRRAERMYGFHYRIEIYTPAPKRVFGYYVLPVLQDDRLVGRIDLKSDRQRSVLRVRTAWQEAGEHLDAERLAETLRRTAAWQGLDEVEVTDRGTAAAAVAGALGLPLVPHEAVDDADAPEPTEQLDAVEA from the coding sequence ATGGTCAGGTCCTCGCTCTCCGCCGCCGAAGCCCGCCGCGTCGCCCTCGCCGCGCAGGGGTTCGGTCGGCCACCGGCGACGGAGGTCTCGACGCGTGCGGTGAACGCTGCGTTCGCCCGACTCGGGCTGCTGCAGATCGACTCGGTGAACGTGTTCGAGCGCAGCCACTACCTGCCGCTCTTCGCACGGCTGGGGGCGTACGACCGGCCCACGCTCGACCGTCTGACCCTCGGTCGATCCGGGCCCTACACCGAGTACTGGGCGCACGAAGCCGCCCTCATCCCGCGCGACGACCTGCGGCTGTTCCGCTGGCGGATGGACGCCCTGCGGGAGCGCGACGCCGGTCCGACCCGGATCGACGGCGTCACCCGCACCGCCGGGGTCCGACGCGAGCTGCACGCGCTCCTGCGTGCCGAGGGGCCGATGCGGGCCAGCGCGGTCGAGCACGAGTCGAACGTCCGCCGTGGTCCGTGGTGGGGCTGGAGCGACGTGAAACTCGGGCTCGAGCAGATGTTCCGCTGGGGCGAGGCCGTGAGCGCCGGACGGTCGGGCTTCGAGCGCGTGTACGCCCTGCCCGAGCAGGTCCTGCCGGCCGGCTTCCTCGAGACGGCACCGCCGCGCGCCGCCGCAGTGCTCGAACTCGTCCGGCACGCCACCCGCGCCCTCGGTGTCGGCACCCGGGCGGACATCGCCGACTACTACCGACTGCGGTCGGACGACACCGCCGTCGCCCTCGCGGAGCTCACCGCTGCCGGCGAGCTCCTGCCCGTGCGGGTCGAGGGCTGGGGTGAGCGGGCCTGGCTCCACCCCGATGCCCGGGTGCCCCGGCAGCTGACCGCCGACGCGGTGCTCAGCCCGTTCGACCCGGTCGTGTGGTTCCGCCGGCGGGCGGAGCGGATGTACGGGTTCCACTACCGGATCGAGATCTACACACCGGCACCGAAGCGGGTGTTCGGGTACTACGTGCTGCCCGTGCTGCAGGACGACCGCCTCGTCGGCCGGATCGACCTGAAGAGCGACCGGCAGCGCAGCGTGCTGCGGGTCCGGACCGCGTGGCAGGAGGCCGGCGAGCACCTCGATGCCGAGCGGCTGGCCGAGACCCTCCGACGCACCGCCGCCTGGCAGGGACTCGACGAGGTCGAGGTCACCGATCGGGGCACCGCCGCGGCCGCGGTCGCCGGGGCGCTCGGCCTCCCGCTGGTCCCACACGAAGCCGTCGACGACGCCGATGCCCCGGAACCCACGGAGCAGCTCGACGCCGTCGAGGCCTGA
- a CDS encoding AI-2E family transporter — MAWGKKTPHTDPVVVDDAVPPGMRIAGAWSWRILVVVGVVAVVIYLVTLFSEILIPFLIGIVVAALLVPLSNWMQRHHVPKWLAVIVSLVGGLAAVGALIWLVVDQIAAAYPSLRDRTLSQYDNIRDFVLSSGLGISQKDLNSYLNQATDWLQSNSGSILSGVASAGSSLTHILTGLFIVIFTVIFLLIDGKNVWRWTVRLFPKNARSAIDGAGVAGWTTLTSFIRVQIFVAFVDAVGIGLGAFFLQLPLVVPIAVFVFLGSFIPVVGAIVTGFLAVFVALVFNGPLAAVIMLGVILVVQQVEGHILQPLVMGNAVKVHPLAVVLGVTAASGLAGIAGAFFAVPLIATVNSMVTTISSGRWKTMDSDHVREAKQDAHDENVRTKRRRKILKLRARRGDVPKPGTDEQPTAVKGTAG, encoded by the coding sequence ATGGCCTGGGGAAAGAAGACACCGCACACGGATCCCGTCGTCGTCGATGACGCGGTGCCGCCCGGCATGCGGATCGCGGGTGCGTGGTCGTGGCGCATCCTCGTCGTGGTCGGCGTCGTCGCGGTGGTCATCTACCTGGTGACGCTGTTCAGCGAGATCCTCATCCCGTTCCTCATCGGCATCGTCGTCGCCGCGCTCCTGGTCCCGCTGTCGAACTGGATGCAGCGCCACCACGTGCCGAAGTGGCTCGCCGTCATCGTCAGCCTGGTCGGTGGACTCGCCGCCGTCGGGGCGCTCATCTGGCTCGTCGTCGACCAGATCGCCGCCGCGTACCCATCGCTCCGCGACCGCACCCTGTCGCAGTACGACAACATCCGCGACTTCGTGCTCAGCTCCGGGCTCGGGATCAGCCAGAAGGACCTGAACTCCTACCTCAACCAGGCGACCGACTGGCTGCAGAGCAACTCCGGCTCGATCCTGTCCGGGGTGGCCAGCGCGGGGTCGTCGCTGACGCACATCCTCACGGGCCTGTTCATCGTCATCTTCACCGTGATCTTCCTGCTCATCGACGGCAAGAACGTCTGGCGCTGGACGGTCCGGCTCTTCCCGAAGAACGCCCGCAGCGCGATCGACGGCGCCGGTGTCGCCGGCTGGACGACGTTGACGAGCTTCATCCGGGTGCAGATCTTCGTCGCGTTCGTCGACGCCGTCGGCATCGGCCTCGGTGCGTTCTTCCTGCAGCTGCCGCTCGTCGTGCCGATCGCGGTCTTCGTGTTCCTCGGGTCGTTCATCCCGGTCGTCGGCGCGATCGTCACCGGGTTCCTGGCGGTGTTCGTCGCACTCGTGTTCAACGGCCCGCTGGCGGCGGTCATCATGCTCGGCGTGATCCTCGTCGTGCAGCAGGTCGAAGGACACATCCTGCAGCCGCTCGTCATGGGCAACGCCGTCAAGGTGCACCCGCTCGCCGTCGTCCTCGGGGTCACCGCGGCCTCGGGTCTGGCCGGCATCGCGGGCGCGTTCTTCGCCGTCCCGCTCATCGCCACCGTCAACTCGATGGTCACGACCATCTCGAGCGGTCGGTGGAAGACGATGGACTCCGACCACGTGCGCGAGGCCAAGCAGGACGCGCACGACGAGAACGTCCGGACCAAGCGTCGGCGCAAGATCCTCAAGCTGCGCGCGCGCCGCGGTGACGTCCCGAAGCCCGGCACCGACGAGCAGCCGACCGCGGTCAAGGGGACGGCAGGCTGA
- the ilvA gene encoding threonine ammonia-lyase — MTDTSAPQHTLAAIPTLADIETARETISGVARVTPMETSQFLAELLGSPVHLKCENLQRTGAYKVRGAYNRLSTLSEEQRSKGVVAASAGNHAQGVALAARELGIPATIFTPVGVALPKLQATRHYGAEVVLRGHSVEEALSAAKDFAAHTGAVFIPPFDHPAVIAGQGTLGLEIIDQVPDVDTVVVPIGGGGVISGIALAVKGMAERLGRPIKVIGVQAENAAAYPSSIRAGEPVTITTTPTIADGIAVARPGDLNFPIIRDLVDDIVTVSDDDTARALLVLLERAKLVVEAAGAVGVAAIMSGAVRDTGRTVVLLSGGNIDPLMMERVITRGLVAASRYIGIRIMLPDRPGQLARVAQVISDAGANVVEVLHTRHGQGLVINEVALDLSIEARGPEHAQEVIQRLHEVGFRPELLEH; from the coding sequence GTGACCGACACCAGCGCCCCCCAGCACACGCTCGCCGCGATCCCCACCCTCGCGGACATCGAGACGGCGCGGGAGACCATCTCGGGCGTCGCGCGCGTCACCCCGATGGAGACCTCGCAGTTCCTGGCCGAGCTGCTCGGTTCGCCGGTGCACCTGAAGTGCGAGAACCTGCAGCGCACCGGCGCCTACAAGGTCCGCGGTGCGTACAACCGCCTGTCGACCCTGTCCGAGGAACAGCGCTCCAAGGGCGTCGTCGCAGCCAGCGCCGGCAACCACGCCCAGGGGGTCGCTCTCGCCGCCCGCGAGCTCGGCATCCCGGCGACGATCTTCACCCCGGTCGGCGTCGCGCTGCCGAAGCTGCAGGCCACCCGCCACTACGGCGCCGAGGTCGTCCTGCGGGGCCACTCGGTGGAAGAAGCCCTGAGCGCCGCCAAGGACTTCGCCGCGCACACCGGCGCGGTCTTCATCCCGCCGTTCGACCACCCCGCCGTCATCGCCGGCCAGGGAACCCTCGGCCTCGAGATCATCGACCAGGTGCCCGACGTGGACACCGTCGTCGTGCCGATCGGCGGCGGCGGGGTCATCTCCGGCATCGCCCTCGCCGTCAAGGGCATGGCCGAGCGGCTCGGACGACCGATCAAGGTCATCGGGGTGCAGGCCGAGAACGCCGCTGCGTACCCGTCGTCGATCCGCGCAGGCGAGCCCGTCACGATCACGACGACACCGACGATCGCCGACGGCATCGCGGTCGCCCGCCCCGGCGACCTGAACTTCCCGATCATCCGCGACCTGGTCGACGACATCGTCACGGTCTCCGACGACGACACCGCCCGCGCCCTGCTCGTGCTGCTCGAGCGTGCGAAGCTCGTGGTCGAGGCCGCCGGAGCCGTCGGCGTCGCGGCGATCATGTCCGGCGCGGTCCGCGACACCGGGCGCACCGTCGTGCTGCTGTCCGGAGGCAACATCGACCCGCTCATGATGGAGCGTGTGATTACCCGCGGTCTTGTCGCCGCGTCGCGCTACATCGGCATCCGCATCATGCTGCCGGACCGTCCGGGCCAGCTCGCCCGGGTCGCCCAGGTGATCTCGGACGCCGGCGCGAACGTGGTCGAGGTCCTGCACACCCGCCACGGACAGGGCCTGGTCATCAACGAGGTGGCCCTCGACCTGTCGATCGAGGCGCGCGGCCCCGAGCACGCGCAGGAGGTCATCCAGCGCCTGCACGAGGTCGGCTTCCGCCCGGAGCTCCTCGAGCACTAG
- the greA gene encoding transcription elongation factor GreA, with protein MSNDTQVTWLTQEAHDRLQAELDELSGEGRAEIARRIEAAREEGDLKENGGYHAAKDEQGKIEARIRVLTNLLKHATVSEAVFDGTVEPGTVVTAVIAGDESTFLVGSREIVAEGSDLTVYSPVSPVGAAIVGLKAGDKATYTAPNGKEIAVEVVKIERYEP; from the coding sequence ATGAGCAACGACACGCAGGTCACCTGGCTGACCCAGGAGGCACACGACCGTCTCCAGGCGGAGCTCGACGAGCTGAGCGGCGAGGGCCGTGCCGAGATCGCGCGCCGCATCGAGGCCGCTCGCGAAGAGGGCGACCTCAAGGAGAACGGCGGCTACCACGCCGCCAAGGACGAGCAGGGCAAGATCGAGGCTCGTATCCGCGTCCTCACGAACCTCCTCAAGCACGCCACCGTCAGCGAAGCCGTCTTCGACGGCACGGTCGAGCCCGGCACCGTCGTCACCGCGGTCATCGCAGGCGACGAGTCGACGTTCCTGGTCGGCAGCCGCGAGATCGTCGCCGAGGGCTCCGACCTGACGGTCTACAGCCCGGTCAGCCCCGTCGGCGCGGCGATCGTCGGCCTCAAGGCCGGTGACAAGGCCACCTACACGGCGCCGAACGGCAAGGAGATCGCGGTCGAGGTCGTCAAGATCGAGCGCTACGAGCCGTAG
- a CDS encoding DUF4307 domain-containing protein encodes MGERRTSEDGKCTATRELPWDQDNHPGSPELSEQHHTATLDDRYGRTPARARRSKAVAITAAIAVVVVFAAWVIWAGLDQSDRGLTDDVVGYEVLSQHSTVVHSQVSVDPGVRAKCAVQVLDKSYSIVGWKEITLAPSEQRTRSVSTEVTTTTRGVTGLIHDCWIP; translated from the coding sequence GTGGGCGAGCGGAGGACGAGCGAGGACGGGAAGTGCACAGCGACGCGTGAACTACCCTGGGATCAGGATAATCACCCCGGGAGCCCCGAACTGTCCGAACAGCACCACACCGCCACCCTCGACGACCGCTACGGCCGCACCCCGGCCCGCGCGCGCCGCAGCAAGGCCGTCGCGATCACCGCCGCCATCGCCGTGGTCGTGGTCTTCGCCGCCTGGGTGATCTGGGCGGGTCTCGACCAGTCCGACCGCGGCCTGACCGACGACGTCGTGGGGTACGAGGTCCTCTCCCAGCACAGCACGGTCGTGCACTCGCAGGTCTCCGTCGACCCGGGCGTCCGGGCGAAGTGCGCCGTCCAGGTCCTCGACAAGAGCTACTCGATCGTCGGCTGGAAGGAGATCACCCTCGCCCCGTCCGAGCAGCGCACCCGCAGTGTCAGCACCGAGGTGACGACCACGACCCGTGGCGTCACCGGCTTGATCCACGACTGCTGGATTCCCTAG
- the mca gene encoding mycothiol conjugate amidase Mca, with product MPYRLLAVHAHPDDESSKGAATAAKYVAEGHEVLVVSCTGGEAGDILNEQLGEPATSRAHRDMAGYRRGEMAAAQAALGIDHLWLGYHDSGLPDADKGETVRPGTFSTVPLEYSTEALVRVIRRFRPHVLVTYDENGGYPHPDHIRTHEVSVAAWSAAADPAAYPAAGEPWSIAKLYYERTMNPRRFRTIFEALQDRDPDSPAIEQLREWVERFADRPDLATTHVDVHEYFDQRDAALRAHASQVAPDSAFFYWPNDLLATVWPTEDYQLVEARVPTELPETDLFAGIPADKEPTP from the coding sequence GTGCCGTACCGCTTGCTGGCCGTCCACGCCCACCCCGACGACGAGTCGAGCAAGGGGGCGGCGACCGCGGCGAAGTACGTGGCCGAGGGGCACGAGGTGCTGGTCGTGTCCTGCACCGGCGGAGAGGCCGGCGACATCCTCAACGAGCAGCTCGGCGAACCCGCGACGAGCCGCGCGCACCGCGACATGGCCGGGTACCGCCGCGGTGAGATGGCCGCCGCGCAGGCGGCCCTCGGCATCGACCACCTGTGGCTCGGTTACCACGACTCCGGGCTGCCCGACGCTGACAAGGGCGAGACCGTCCGACCCGGCACGTTCTCGACCGTGCCGCTCGAGTACAGCACCGAGGCGCTCGTCCGGGTGATCCGCCGGTTCCGTCCGCACGTGCTCGTCACCTACGACGAGAACGGTGGCTACCCGCACCCCGACCACATCCGCACGCACGAGGTGTCCGTCGCCGCGTGGAGCGCCGCGGCCGACCCCGCTGCGTACCCCGCGGCCGGCGAACCGTGGTCGATCGCGAAGCTCTACTACGAGCGCACGATGAACCCGCGCCGCTTCCGGACGATCTTCGAGGCGCTGCAGGACCGCGACCCGGACAGCCCCGCGATCGAGCAGCTGCGCGAATGGGTCGAACGGTTCGCCGACCGGCCCGACCTCGCCACCACGCACGTCGACGTGCACGAGTACTTCGACCAGCGCGACGCCGCGCTCCGTGCCCATGCCAGCCAGGTGGCACCGGACAGTGCGTTCTTCTACTGGCCGAACGACCTCCTGGCCACGGTGTGGCCGACCGAGGACTACCAGCTCGTGGAGGCCCGCGTGCCGACCGAGCTCCCGGAGACCGATCTGTTCGCCGGGATCCCTGCCGACAAGGAACCGACCCCGTGA
- a CDS encoding hemolysin III family protein — translation MQDEHETATLPHVPFTEEAATTTEDTRPAWRGWIHLGAFPFAIAMGIVLIALADSTAAKVGSAVFMATSLAMFGVSATYHRFPWGPTVKAVLKRIDHTNILLLIAGTYTPIAICALPHTLMVVVLWVMWSGAALGIAFRVLWINAPRWLYVPIYLVLGCAALGLLPQFFAASVPMTVLILSGGVAYIVGALVYGFKRPNPVPTQFGFHEVFHALTVVAFGAQWVGVLIVALDPVR, via the coding sequence ATGCAGGACGAGCACGAGACCGCCACCCTCCCCCACGTCCCGTTCACCGAAGAAGCCGCGACGACCACGGAGGACACCCGCCCCGCCTGGCGCGGGTGGATCCACCTCGGCGCGTTCCCGTTCGCCATCGCGATGGGCATCGTCCTCATCGCCCTGGCGGACAGCACCGCGGCGAAGGTCGGCAGTGCGGTGTTCATGGCGACGTCGCTGGCCATGTTCGGGGTCTCCGCGACGTACCACCGGTTCCCGTGGGGACCGACCGTCAAGGCGGTGCTCAAGCGCATCGACCACACGAACATCCTGCTGCTCATCGCCGGCACCTACACGCCGATCGCGATCTGCGCCCTGCCGCACACCCTGATGGTGGTCGTGCTCTGGGTGATGTGGTCCGGCGCCGCCCTCGGCATCGCGTTCCGGGTGCTGTGGATCAACGCGCCCCGGTGGCTGTACGTGCCGATCTACCTGGTGCTCGGGTGCGCGGCGCTCGGGCTGCTGCCGCAGTTCTTCGCGGCGAGCGTCCCGATGACCGTGCTCATCCTGTCCGGGGGCGTCGCCTACATCGTCGGCGCGCTGGTCTACGGCTTCAAGCGGCCGAACCCGGTGCCCACCCAGTTCGGCTTCCACGAGGTGTTCCACGCCCTGACGGTCGTGGCCTTCGGCGCGCAGTGGGTCGGCGTGCTCATCGTCGCCCTGGACCCGGTGCGCTGA
- a CDS encoding isoprenyl transferase, with protein MTGRVGWAGRGILYRAYQSRIRRQIEGSAKPKHVAMIVDGNRRWAKQLGLESAAHGHRAGAAKIPEFLTWCDELGIEVVTLYLLSADNLTGRAGAELSELVGIIGDLAGVLAGTTDWRVQHVGSNEGLPDSLVSALAQAEERTAGRTGLHINLAVGYGGRREIADAMRSIVESHGAGGGTIDTLAEVLTPELIGDHLYTQGQPDPDLVIRTSGEQRLSDFMLWQSAHSEFYFVEALYPDLREVDFLRAVRDFGLRSRRFGG; from the coding sequence GTGACCGGCAGGGTGGGATGGGCAGGACGAGGGATCCTCTACCGCGCCTACCAGAGCCGCATCCGCCGCCAGATCGAGGGCAGCGCGAAGCCGAAGCACGTCGCCATGATCGTCGACGGCAACCGTCGGTGGGCGAAGCAGCTCGGGCTCGAGTCCGCCGCGCACGGCCACCGCGCCGGCGCCGCGAAGATCCCCGAGTTCCTGACCTGGTGCGACGAGCTCGGCATCGAGGTCGTGACGCTCTACCTGCTCTCCGCCGACAACCTCACCGGGCGCGCCGGAGCGGAACTCAGCGAGCTCGTCGGCATCATCGGCGACCTGGCCGGGGTCCTCGCCGGCACCACGGACTGGCGCGTCCAGCACGTCGGGTCGAACGAGGGCCTGCCCGACTCGCTCGTGTCCGCGCTCGCGCAGGCCGAGGAGCGCACCGCCGGTCGGACCGGACTCCACATCAACCTGGCCGTCGGGTACGGCGGACGCCGCGAGATCGCCGACGCCATGCGCAGCATCGTGGAGTCGCACGGCGCGGGTGGCGGCACGATCGACACCCTGGCCGAGGTCCTGACCCCGGAGCTCATCGGCGACCACCTGTACACGCAGGGCCAGCCCGACCCCGACCTCGTGATCCGCACCTCGGGCGAGCAGCGGCTGTCCGACTTCATGCTGTGGCAGAGCGCGCACAGCGAGTTCTACTTCGTCGAGGCGCTCTACCCCGACCTGCGCGAGGTCGACTTCCTGCGCGCCGTCCGCGACTTCGGCCTCCGCTCGCGACGCTTCGGCGGCTGA
- a CDS encoding aminotransferase class V-fold PLP-dependent enzyme, translating to MNIDEYAAGFSEDPGYLDHAAFGPVQTAVLEEQRVLGTIQEHMRFGAMETLDEQDARVRTVAARLVGRREDQVVSQTATTPGLLHTAFGLTGGVLVSADEYPSLPLALASAASATGGRVQPVVIESGAGWMTPSLIQERLTDDVTAVAVSLVDWRTGYLADLAGIREVIGDRLLILDAIQGFGVVDAPYEIADVVATGGQKWLHAGWGTGFTAFSDRALNRLRPALSGPHGTTGWPVDVPAVRPGAAGYQMTRIDPIAQARLAVSLDRLTAVGVAAVQERVTERVERVFAIADEFGLEVESSRDPRERAGIVVLRPAEGRLTALSAALHNHGVTATTRLGVARVSVFASTTDETLDMFRDACVSYATLQ from the coding sequence GTGAACATCGACGAGTACGCCGCCGGCTTCTCCGAGGACCCCGGCTACCTCGACCACGCTGCGTTCGGCCCCGTGCAGACCGCCGTGCTCGAGGAGCAGCGCGTGCTCGGCACGATCCAGGAGCACATGCGCTTCGGCGCCATGGAGACCCTCGACGAGCAGGACGCCCGAGTCCGCACGGTCGCCGCCCGCTTGGTCGGTCGCCGCGAGGACCAGGTCGTCTCGCAGACCGCCACCACTCCCGGCCTGCTGCACACCGCCTTCGGCCTGACCGGCGGTGTGCTGGTGTCGGCCGACGAGTACCCCTCGCTGCCGCTCGCACTGGCGAGCGCCGCCTCGGCGACCGGCGGCCGCGTCCAGCCCGTCGTCATCGAGTCCGGTGCCGGGTGGATGACGCCCTCGCTCATCCAGGAGCGCCTGACCGACGACGTGACGGCCGTGGCGGTGTCGCTGGTCGACTGGCGGACCGGCTACCTGGCCGACCTCGCCGGCATCCGCGAGGTCATCGGCGACCGCCTGCTGATCCTCGACGCGATCCAGGGCTTCGGGGTCGTCGACGCCCCGTACGAGATCGCGGACGTCGTCGCGACCGGCGGCCAGAAATGGCTGCACGCCGGCTGGGGCACGGGCTTCACCGCCTTCAGCGACCGTGCCCTGAACCGCCTGCGTCCGGCCCTGTCCGGCCCGCACGGCACCACCGGCTGGCCCGTGGACGTCCCCGCCGTGCGCCCCGGTGCCGCCGGGTACCAGATGACCCGCATCGACCCCATCGCGCAGGCCCGCCTCGCGGTGTCGCTGGACCGGCTGACCGCCGTCGGTGTCGCCGCCGTGCAGGAGCGCGTGACCGAGCGCGTCGAGCGCGTGTTCGCGATCGCGGACGAGTTCGGGCTCGAGGTCGAGTCCAGCCGCGACCCGCGCGAGCGCGCCGGAATCGTCGTGCTGCGGCCGGCCGAGGGGCGCCTCACCGCGCTGTCCGCGGCACTGCACAACCACGGTGTGACCGCGACGACGCGGCTCGGCGTCGCGCGGGTGTCGGTGTTCGCCTCGACCACCGACGAGACGCTGGACATGTTCCGGGACGCCTGCGTCTCGTACGCCACGCTGCAGTAG
- a CDS encoding PhoH family protein, giving the protein MVVTSQNVSRGTQHQHTADSSTSVAQRTYVLDTSVLLSDPRALFRFAEHAVVLPVVVVSELESKRNDPEIGYFARQALRLLDEMRIEHERLDFPIALGDGGSFRVELNHSNQSVLPSGLQLGDNDSRILAVASNLQNDGLDVVVVSKDLPLRVKASSIGMAAEEYRAELAVDSGYTGIADLQVSGEQMADLYEKEEIRSVQLDGVPVNTGVVIHSERGSALGRVHTAGSVALVRGDREVFGLRGRSAEQRLAIDALLDSEIGIVSLGGSAGTGKSALALCAGLEAVLERQQHKKIMVFRPLYAVGGQDLGFLPGDAGEKMNPWAQAVYDTLGSVVSDNVLDEVVERGLIEVLPLTHIRGRSLHDAFVIVDEAQSLERNVLLTMLSRIGQNSRVVLTHDVAQRDNLRVGRHDGIASVIERLKGHPLFAHVTLTRSERSAIAALVTDLLDSPDLV; this is encoded by the coding sequence GTGGTCGTGACCTCTCAGAACGTCTCTCGCGGAACCCAGCACCAGCACACCGCGGACTCGTCCACATCGGTCGCCCAGCGCACGTACGTGCTCGACACATCGGTGCTCCTCAGCGATCCGCGGGCGTTGTTCCGCTTCGCCGAGCACGCGGTGGTCCTGCCCGTGGTGGTCGTCAGCGAACTCGAGTCGAAGCGCAACGACCCGGAGATCGGGTACTTCGCCCGGCAGGCCCTGCGGCTGCTGGACGAGATGCGCATCGAACACGAACGGCTCGACTTCCCGATCGCGCTCGGTGACGGCGGTTCCTTCCGCGTCGAGCTGAACCACTCCAACCAGTCCGTCCTGCCGTCCGGGCTGCAGCTCGGCGACAACGACTCCCGCATCCTCGCCGTCGCCTCGAACCTGCAGAACGACGGGCTCGACGTGGTCGTCGTGTCGAAGGACCTGCCCCTGCGCGTCAAGGCGTCATCGATCGGCATGGCGGCAGAGGAGTACCGCGCCGAGCTCGCGGTCGACTCCGGCTACACCGGCATCGCCGACCTGCAGGTGTCCGGCGAGCAGATGGCCGACCTGTACGAGAAGGAGGAGATCCGCTCCGTCCAGCTCGACGGCGTGCCGGTCAACACCGGTGTCGTCATCCACTCCGAGCGCGGTTCGGCCCTCGGTCGCGTGCACACGGCCGGTTCCGTCGCCCTGGTCCGGGGCGATCGGGAGGTCTTCGGGCTGCGCGGCCGGTCCGCCGAGCAGCGGCTCGCGATCGACGCCCTGCTCGACTCCGAGATCGGCATCGTGTCCCTGGGTGGCAGCGCCGGCACGGGGAAGTCCGCGTTGGCCCTGTGCGCCGGGCTCGAAGCGGTCCTCGAACGACAGCAGCACAAGAAGATCATGGTGTTCCGGCCGCTGTACGCCGTGGGCGGCCAGGACCTCGGGTTCCTGCCCGGCGACGCCGGCGAGAAGATGAACCCGTGGGCGCAGGCGGTCTACGACACCCTCGGGTCGGTGGTGTCCGACAACGTCCTCGACGAGGTCGTCGAACGCGGCTTGATCGAGGTACTCCCGCTCACGCACATCCGCGGTCGGTCCCTGCACGACGCGTTCGTGATCGTCGACGAGGCCCAGTCACTCGAACGGAACGTGCTGCTCACGATGCTCTCCCGCATCGGGCAGAACTCCCGCGTGGTGCTCACCCACGACGTCGCGCAGCGCGACAACCTGCGGGTCGGACGGCACGACGGCATCGCGAGCGTCATCGAGCGGCTCAAGGGCCACCCGCTGTTCGCCCACGTCACGCTGACCCGGTCGGAGCGCTCCGCGATCGCCGCCCTCGTGACGGACCTGCTGGACTCGCCCGACCTGGTGTAG